ACTATCCTCCTATAGATGTTTTGCGAAGTGTAAGCAGGATAATGAAGGATATTGTAACAAAAGAACAGATAGATTATTCTACTAAAATAATAGAGATATTATCAGAATATGAAAAGGCAGAGGATCTAATCAATATAGGTGCTTACAGACAAGGAAGCAACCCAAAGATAGACTATGCCATGGCCATGGTGGATAAGGTAAGGTTATTTTTAACCCAGAGCATAGATGAAAGAGTTACCCTTGAGGATGCCATAAACAGTATGAAGATACTATTCTACATGAAATAAAACTGAACTCTATGGCTAAATTTCGTTTTCACAAACTAATAGAGATTAAAGAGAGCATGCTTGACGATAAAAAGAAGGATTTAAAAAAAACCATAGACCTCTATGAAAGCATATCAATAGAGATTATAGATACAGAAGATAGCATAAGAAAAAATTTTAACAGGATTTCAGAACCTGATATAGACAGTAACGATATATTTGTTTTAAGGGAACATATCATATGGCTTGAGACAAAGAAGCAAAAGCTTTTGGAAGAGAGAGAGGTAATCTTAAAAAAGATTGAGGCACTGAGGTCAGAGCTCGAAGAGATATGGAAAGAGATAAAGATGCTTGATACGCTTAAAAATAAAACATTACAGGCAATGAGAAAGGCAGAAAACAAGAAAGAGCAGAAGAAGCTCGATGAATTGGCTTTAAGGATCGGCTCAGACCGATAAGGAATTTTTTTCCTACCTGGAATTTTTTTCCCCACCATAAATTAAAAAATATCCTGTTAAATATTGTAACTTATTGAAATCATTGATTGATTAATTTTGGCATGATTTTTGGTATATAGTTCTACATGAACATTTTACCTTTCAGCGATATATTGATGACAAGTGTATCAGGTGCTCCATCTATAGGAGAAAAAAACAGCCTTGAAATAGAAAATGTTAAAAGTGGTTTTGCAGAGATACTCAATAAGATAGTCTCAGGCAATAATAATTTGGGCGACATTTTAAGTCATGAAGGGAAAGAAGGGCAAATCACAGAGAAAACATTAGGAATATTGGCTTTGCAAGTGATGTGGCAATTAATGAACAAAGAAGGCATGGAGGTATTAAACCCAGAGCAACAGCAAATAAACGACAATCTGTCATTTGTTATAAAAGATCCTAATGATAACTTAAACAAAGAAGAGATAGAGAATATCAAAAAGGCAGCAGCAGAGCTAATAAGGATCATGCTTGAAACTTTTTCCAGATTAAAAGACAGGTTAGTAAAAGATAATATAAATATTGATCCCTTAGTGGAGCAAAGCAGTTTAGCTGCAGAGAACGTTAGATTTAATGATATAGATACTCCAGAGTCTTCAATGTTTGCATTATTGACCAACAACAATAAAAGAGAATCTGTCCCTATTGAGATAGATACAACTGCCTTTCCTATAGAAGCACCTCATACAGATGACCCTGAACCCAAAAAGGCTTCACACAGAGACACCGTAGAACAGACTACAACAGGACATGAGAACAAGGCAGGGTTTAATCCAAATGATTTAGGAACAGGTGTTTTTGTGCCACAGGTTCATATGGCCGTTCCCTATAATATAGAGGTGATTATAACAAAGGGAAATTCTGAAGAGGCAGAATCTAATGGGGGTTTAATGGATTATGGTGATGTTGAAGCAGATGGATGGAAAAATGATGTACGAATTAGAGAGATAGCCTATGGCAATAAAACAAAAGAAACAAGCTTTTCTGTCCCGGCATCAAAATTCACAGAAAACCTGGATGGGGACGATCCCATTATTTCAGAAAGAATAATCAGGCAGGGTGAAACTTTATATGCCAGATTTCAACATAATGAATTAAGAAAAATAGTAGACCATAATAATGGGACATTAGAAGAAAAGATACAGGATATGCGTATCTTTTCAAGGCAAGACACTATTACAACGCAGGTTATAAAAAGACAGGAGGATACATCTTATTTTGATAAAGACATTCTTGACTTGACAAAGGAAAAGTTAAATTCAGAAAACGAGATTAAAGACAAGACAGACAGGCATATTGTCCTTGATAGCGTGGCAGATAAAGGGATTGTAAGGCAAAAAAACGAAGATGTTCAGGCTAACAGGTTTCCTGAGATGATGCAGAAGATAGAGAACATAGTGGAACAGTATTCTGCAGGTAAAAAGAATATAGATATGCTTATCAGGTTTAAGATAGATGATGGCGAGATACTACAGCTTGGGCTCAAAAATAAAGGCGAAGATATACTTATTCAAATAAAGTCAACCAATATGGAGATAGCCAATATGTTTAACGAGCATAAGGAGGCGATTATAAAGAGTCTGGAAGAGAAAAACATATTTGCCAATATATTTGTCAATCCCGATGGAGCCAGAAACCAGGAAAAGAGGCAGCATAGGCAAGGACATAGAGGATACA
The sequence above is drawn from the Syntrophorhabdaceae bacterium genome and encodes:
- the fliJ gene encoding flagellar export protein FliJ; translation: MAKFRFHKLIEIKESMLDDKKKDLKKTIDLYESISIEIIDTEDSIRKNFNRISEPDIDSNDIFVLREHIIWLETKKQKLLEEREVILKKIEALRSELEEIWKEIKMLDTLKNKTLQAMRKAENKKEQKKLDELALRIGSDR